The Brassica napus cultivar Da-Ae chromosome C7, Da-Ae, whole genome shotgun sequence genomic interval AATGTCTACATAAAGTGTAAGGGCCTGGCAAATGTTTGTTCCCCTAGAATGATTTTTGAGAGCGGTGAGCATGTCGAACGCAAAGCTGTAGTTAGAAGAGTCCTTGATGAGGATGGATACCTGACTATTTCAGGTAAGTTTTGTGGTGGTCAAAGTACTCAAAAGCAGCCTTCTGTGGCTCTCCATAATGAAAAGAAAATCCAGAGTTCTAAAAAGCGACCTCGCTCAGACTAGTGCAACTCATGGAGTCTGACCGTCCGCGTGATGACCAAGATCCATTTTGAATGTGTGGATCAGATAATCACATGTGACAAAGACATCAGCATGTGTTCTGTTTTGCTTTGTTGTTTACATCCATCTAACTTATACTAGTCTCTCTTTATATGTAATGCAACATGCCTGGTAGAGGCTTCTTCAACCGTAACCTGCATTAAAATGTCAGACTGTTAACATTGGAGCTCTGAACTCAATATAAACTCCTCATATCGATACGTACGAACCAATTAAAGATGCTTTATAAACGTGTATCATCACGGATAAGAACTCATATGGTCTCTTCAAAGcattcaaaatacaaaatacaaacgAACAGTGATCTTCAACGGCAAGTTGAAAGCTATATTTGCATAGACGAACAGTGAACTCatattttcctattttaatgGTGGGCTGATACAGAGTTTGTATCTTGAGTTCTTGACGAATATACAGAATTTCTTAAGTAAGTTTTGGATTTTCTATGCTGTGTGTTAGTATGAATTATTCTcaccaaaaaaatgttaataaaataccCAATTTACATCAAAGAAATGTTAAATACAtggaaagaaaataataaattgaatgTTCTGTAAGCAAGTAAGACTGATCTTGGGAAAGCATCGTCAAATTCaactttttatattatatttttcaattgatgATGCATATACTTGGTTGTGTAATAATTTGCTTTTCAAAAGTTCTGAATATTGACTTTGTAATCTTCAAttcttattaataaaatttgtttatttgtcgTAAAAAAAATGGTTGGGATCCAAACTGAAATGTagtaaaaataattgatattgATAGTGGTTCGTAAAATCTTATCACTTGATTATACTTTATCATGATTCTATTTTGAGAAGTAATTACTTGGAATCAAACGTCTTGAGATCTATAGAGTGGAACACATAGATTCAGTGCGAAAGAACGTTAAAAATTGTCTATATATATGCGATGAACGGACATATCGAGAAAATGTTTGTATAGGCGATGTCGAAAAAAAAGGCCATGATCGGACATATATGTCGAGAGCCAAGTAGATTCAATATGCAAAGGAACGTAAAAAGTGTCTATAGATTATAGGCAATGATCAGAAATATCGGGAAAAAGGTTAGggtatatatggtatatacgTATACCCAACGAGGACTAAGATTTTATCACGTCAGCCATGTGGATCAAGCGACGGCACAACAAACCCAGTGCATGGTTATTGGTCACGAACTGCCGCTCTGTATCACTTCTTCCTCTGTTAAACCCAATATACGAGTCTATTCTTAAGTCATTACTAGTTAGTAgatgaaatataattttattctgcAATTTTTTTCaagtcaaaaatatattttgctgGAGGAGCACAACTTTTTTGTTAATGTACATGTTCTATTTTTACATGAAACGATAGTTGTAATTCTTTCCCCACAAAAATTCCCCCACGAAATTATAAAATCCTGGTTTATAAACGGATTAATTAGTATACCATACCCGATTAAAGATTCAAATCAGATCATATCCAAAAATAAACTTGACCCAAGAGAGAAACCGACTTTGTATGCTTTTAAAAACCTACTAGATTTTTCACCCGCACATCCGTGCGGgtagattttcattttataaatatataagggataccatcgcaaaactttaaaagatatttacattttagtgttatatattgtgtaaatctataattttattggtTATATTTCTTTTAcgatattattaatgtataatgatttgttttatatattttactttattattaattgttattatatattaatatatttttgagtttggtaaaataaattcatagtatgaaataaaaaaaattgagaatctccttccttttttctaatttttatagactgaatacaatacattttaaaattttatttagttatactataaaactgatattttcttagcataatttatatttatatgttgtttattttagtatattgtgggattttataagtaaatacattataataatactatattattaattatgaaatcaatcgctgcattaatttaaaaatattttaaaattttattaagattttgttaggtttttttaacatattttgttataagtaaaaataaaatttaaatttactgttaaaatttatttattaatatctatgtaatttataagatttttttagaaatcttatatattaaatagattaacttaaatagtcaaatatatgtaattgatgaaatagacctagtatgatttttatggtatttcttttaataaagaagatatagaatataattataaaatttgaaaaatagcatacacttttattttttcttgtttcataataaaattttatttaaattaatgtataatagtatatattattaattacgaaattaatcaatggtattaatttaaataaaatattttaaatttttagaaagattttgttagattttttctcaacattttgttataactaaaaataaaatttaaatttacagttaaaattgatttattattaatatctttatatattgaatagattaatataaataattaaataaatgtaattaatgaaatagaCCTAAATAAAGCTAGTATGACtttttatggtagataaaaatgatACTTCTCTTTTAACAGAGAAGATAACCcagaattttttaaataaaatttcgtAGAAGAGCCCTAAACTCGTGTTTGAAGATCAGCCACCACGACGGGGAGAATGATGACGACAGAAGATAATGTTCCGGAGGAGTATGTTTCAGCGGAGGAGTACGCAAGAGTGCGTGACGATTACTGGCGTGTTGTGAGAGAATCTGAAGTAAGTATTTTTTATCATATTCTTCTAGCTAGGGTTGCTGATTATGGATTGATTCTAGTCCATTTTTGATTATGGACTGTTTATTGTGGTGATGGTTTAGGGCTTTGATCTAGAGGATGTTTCAATTCCACCATATATGTGTGGAACACCAATTTGTGTAATGAGGACTTATGAATGTAATGATTGGTGAAGAGTTATTGTATGGTGGGACTGCATCGcaactaaatatattttgttttattctaGTTGGTGTTTAATATGTTACTTCTTTCACTCTATTTTCTTTATTCATCTGGCAGGGGACAAACTATCAGCTATCTTCCCTAATCAAATTCAACGTGACGATGAACTGTGTGAGCTCGTACTACCTGACCTTGTTAGCACACGATCCAGATGTTAGCCCAACGGTTAAGACCTTTCAGGTTCGGATTGATGAAAAATCGTTTGGGCGTTTGGATTTTACTTGCTCTGTTGCTAGACTCAAAGAAGAAGCTAAAGATGAAGGTAACTCAGCCAAAGAGCCATTCATGCCACACTGTCCAGAGGCCACTGTTCCCTTCGTAGGTGAATTGCCTCTCTGGCCATCGGCTGCTGATTTGAATGATGAAAGCCGATTTTACATGGTAAGCTTAACTTTTGTTTTGCACATTATCAATTAAgcaagttatatatatatatcttcttgtTGATTTTAACAGGTGAATCGATCCGAGTGGGAAGCCACTGGCTGGATTTTAATGTATTTGGTACTTGTCATTTATTCACATGATAAGCTTATCGTAACAGTAAGTTTTGCATATCAGCTAATGATATTTCACGAATGTCATTGTTTGTTGTTCATAATAAGAACTAATACCAATATTGTTGTTTGTTGCTGCTCCGGAGGGACAGAGACTATCAGTCTAAGTTAAAGATTGTTAATGTGGTCATAGAAACTAGTGCTGATGATTCGGAGCCGTCGA includes:
- the LOC106369441 gene encoding UPF0725 protein At1g23970-like; amino-acid sequence: MTTEDNVPEEYVSAEEYARVRDDYWRVVRESEGFDLEDVSIPPYMCGTPICGTNYQLSSLIKFNVTMNCVSSYYLTLLAHDPDVSPTVKTFQVRIDEKSFGRLDFTCSVARLKEEAKDEETSADDSEPSKERLKGKSAHVYITFKGLDEPQAPRQSFEFGEHVERRAIVRRVICEST